The genomic interval AGTTTTCAATGGCTTTTTGCAGTTGTTCGTCTTGAGATGCTACAATAGCATTTGGCAATAAAGAAACAACGGTAGATTTTTTACCGTATGCTACTTCTGCAAACGGAAAAATAATAGCTTCAGATAATTTACCATCTTCTTCAACGGTTAACTGGCTAGGTAGCATGCCTCTTTTAATCAATTCTTCTCGTTGATTATCTGGGTTTTCAAAATTAATTCTTATGTTAGAATTAGTAGTGGCTAACTCTTCTAAATACTGTCGTGTTTCTGCTTGTAACCTTTTAAATTCTGACGGAAAATCTCCTTCTAAATAAACGGTAACAAATAAAGGATTGTCTACTTTAGAAAGTATGTTTTTTGTGGTTTCGGAAAGTGTGTAACGATTATCTGCGGTTAAATCAAAACGTTTGTAAAATGATTGGTTGATCACATTTAAGAGAATCAATCCAACAATTATAAGGATGCTATTTTTTATATTTTTATTCATTATCTAAACGTGTTTTAGTGATGAATAAAAAGAATACAGTTACACTTAAAAAGTACAGAATATCTCGTGTGTCAATTACACCTCTAGAAATACTTTTAAAATGTTCGTTTAATCCCAATTTTTTAAGAGTTAAATTATTACCGATAGAATCGGAAATTACATCAAATCCGTAAAATAAAAAGAAGGTGATAAAAACACCTAAAATAAAGGCTACTATTTGGTTTTTAGAAAGTGTAGATGTAAATAAACCAATAGCAGTATACGTTGCGGCTAAGAATAATAAGCCAAGGTAAGAGCCAATTGTACTACCAAAATCGATGTTTCCGGCGGGATTTCCTAATTGATAAATCGTGTAAATGTAAGTTAGTGTTGGTATTAAGGCAACAATAACTAATAGGAGGGAAGCCGAGAATTTACCAAGTACAATTTGCCAATCGGAAATTGGTTTTGTTTTTAAGAGTTCTATGGTTCCGTTGCTAAACTCATCAGCAAAACTTTTCATGGTAATTGCCGGAATCAAAAATAAAAACACCCAAGGAGCCAAAAAGAAAAACGAAGTTAAATCTGCAAAACCTGCGTTTAAAATATTAAAATCGCCTTTAAAAACCCACAGAAACAAACCGTTTAACAATAAGAAAACACCAATAACTAAATAGGCAATTGGGCTTGCAAAAAATGAGTTGAATTCCTTCTTTAAGATCGCTATCAATGTAAAATGTTTATGCGTTTACTTGGTTCTTTTTATTTCTAATTATGTTAATTCGAAATGACAATGAATCTATAAAATATCAGTCTAAGCTTGTAGCAGACTAATTGTATTTATCAAAAGCACCTCGACAAGTTCAGTGTGACATTGCTTTTTTAATTGTTCTTAGTTTTTAAGATGTTACTAAATTAATTTCAATAACCAATTAATATTTCTGATGTCAGTCTGAGCTTGTCGAAGCCTCTTTATTTTGATTTCTAGTTTCTATTTTTCTAACTTATAGATTCTATTGTCTTCAAAACCTTCATCTGTTCTGTCTACTTGCAAATCAAAATCTAGTTTATGTAACAACGTAATAGAAGCAAGATTATTTTTGTGCGTAAAAGCTTCTATAGTTTTTAATTCCATTTTTTCAAAAGCATACTCTAATACTTCTTCAAAAGCTTCAGTCATATAACCTCTTTCTTGGTAGTCTGGGTGAATTTCGTATCCAATTTCTGCATAATTCTCTGCAACATCAAAATTACGTAAACCAATTGTACCTAATAATTCTGCACTGTTTTTAGATTCAATAACCCAAAAAATCCCTTTGTTGTCTGCTACTAAATTAGTGGCTTGGTCTATAAAAGCTCTAGCTTCAGAAAGATTTTTAAGAGACTCACGTTGTATATATTTGTTAACTTCTTTGTTTGCTCTTAAACCAAAAACTGCTTTAGCATCTTCTAAGTTTATTGCTCTTAATGTTAATCTGTCTGTTTCTAAAACAGGAAAAGTAGTAAAATCGAAATCCATTATTTATTTATATTTGTCTTAATTTTTTATTGTAAGCTCACTTTTTTATCAACGCTCCATGCAAGTGGTTTATCGTTAAAAAACACCTTTGTTTTTGCCCAAACATCTTTAAAAAGAGCTGAGTTTCTGTAATTTTCTAAATCTTCTTCTTGTTCCCAATAAGAGTATGTGAAAAAGATTTCGGGATTTGTTTTGTCTTGATATAATTCTAATAAGTTACAACCTTTAGAAGCTCTAATGAATGCTTTTTTTTCTTCAAACATTAATAAAAACTCTTCGATGTGTTTGGTATGAAAACTTAATTTTACAATTCTAACAAACATGTTCTTAGGTTAAGTGAGTGAAATCTGGTTTTATGTCGTCGATAAAATCGATAATTATAGCATCTCTATAGCCTAAACCTAGCAGGGTAGATGCGCCACCAACGGTGTCTAGATTACTTCGGTAAATTGCAATTTCTAAATAACCAGCAGAATTAAAAATAGCCAATTTATGACCTTCATATTGCTGGTTGCTGTAAGATTCATTGCTCACTACTTCATTATATTTACTAAATATTTTTGTAAAAGAATGTTTTCTTGCATGCACAATATAATTTCTTCCTTTGCCAATTTCTTTAAACATTTTTTTACTGATATTGGTAATTACATTTCCGTAATTGTCAATATAAATAATACCTCCAGAAATTTGATTTTGCTGTTGATTTGTCTTTGGCTGAATTTCAACAATCTTTTTAAATTCAGGAATTTCTTTACCAATAACCGTTAAGTTTCCTCCTCTAGCAATAAAACATGCTACTTGTACAAATACATCTAAAACAGGAAAACTACTTTCTATTCTATCATGAATATTGATTTCTACAATTTTACTTGGCTGAATTTCCGAAGCAATCATAGAGATTAAGCCGTTATCTGGGCATACAAAAAAATGACCATCTAATTCTATAGCAATGTGTTTGTTATCATCACTTAATTCCGAGTCTACACCAACAATGTGTATGGTTCCTTTAGGGAAACTTTTGTAAGAATTTTTTAAAATATAAGCCGTTTCGGTAATACTAAAAGGAGATACTTCATGTGTAATATCTACAATTTTAGCATCTGGCAATTCAGAATAAATAGCTCCTTTTACAGCGCCAACAAAGTGGTCTTTTGTGCCAAAGTCTGTTGTTAAAGTGATTATAGACATTAAAAAATGGGCTGTTAATTAATTGTGTAAAAGTTGTTAATTATTTTACGCAAATCTAATCATTTTAAAAAATTTATTGGTTATTTTTAGTTGAAATATAAATGTAATTTATTAATAAAAATTAATCATTTGAACGAACGCACTATAGAGCTTACAGAAATTAGTCCTAAAGATTTTTTCGGAGCACAAAACAGTACTATTGAACAATTAAAGAGATACTTTCCAAAAATTAAAATCGTTGCTAGGGGCTCTAAATTAAAAATTTATGGAGAACCGGAAATTTTAGATGAGTTTGAAACTCGTTTAGAGCGATTGATAAAGTATTATAATAAGTACAATAAGTTAGATGAAAACAGCATTGAACAGATTTTAACATCTAACGGAAATGAAGAAAAAACAACTGCGGCTAAAAATGCTAAAGAAGTTTTGGTACATGGAGTTAGCGGAAGGTTGATAAAACCACAAACCGAAAACCAGCGTAAAATGGTTACTTTAATGGCAAAGAATGATATGTTATTTGCTGTTGGTCCTGCCGGAACAGGAAAAACCTATACAGCGGTTGCTTTGGCGGTAAAAGCTTTAAAAGAAAAAGAGGTAAGAAAAATTATTTTAACAAGACCGGCTGTAGAATCTGGTGAAAATTTAGGGTTTCTTCCTGGAGATTTAAAAGAAAA from Polaribacter sejongensis carries:
- the gldF gene encoding gliding motility-associated ABC transporter permease subunit GldF; this translates as MIAILKKEFNSFFASPIAYLVIGVFLLLNGLFLWVFKGDFNILNAGFADLTSFFFLAPWVFLFLIPAITMKSFADEFSNGTIELLKTKPISDWQIVLGKFSASLLLVIVALIPTLTYIYTIYQLGNPAGNIDFGSTIGSYLGLLFLAATYTAIGLFTSTLSKNQIVAFILGVFITFFLFYGFDVISDSIGNNLTLKKLGLNEHFKSISRGVIDTRDILYFLSVTVFFLFITKTRLDNE
- a CDS encoding GNAT family N-acetyltransferase is translated as MDFDFTTFPVLETDRLTLRAINLEDAKAVFGLRANKEVNKYIQRESLKNLSEARAFIDQATNLVADNKGIFWVIESKNSAELLGTIGLRNFDVAENYAEIGYEIHPDYQERGYMTEAFEEVLEYAFEKMELKTIEAFTHKNNLASITLLHKLDFDLQVDRTDEGFEDNRIYKLEK
- a CDS encoding putative quinol monooxygenase, which gives rise to MFVRIVKLSFHTKHIEEFLLMFEEKKAFIRASKGCNLLELYQDKTNPEIFFTYSYWEQEEDLENYRNSALFKDVWAKTKVFFNDKPLAWSVDKKVSLQ
- a CDS encoding SAM hydrolase/SAM-dependent halogenase family protein, with product MSIITLTTDFGTKDHFVGAVKGAIYSELPDAKIVDITHEVSPFSITETAYILKNSYKSFPKGTIHIVGVDSELSDDNKHIAIELDGHFFVCPDNGLISMIASEIQPSKIVEINIHDRIESSFPVLDVFVQVACFIARGGNLTVIGKEIPEFKKIVEIQPKTNQQQNQISGGIIYIDNYGNVITNISKKMFKEIGKGRNYIVHARKHSFTKIFSKYNEVVSNESYSNQQYEGHKLAIFNSAGYLEIAIYRSNLDTVGGASTLLGLGYRDAIIIDFIDDIKPDFTHLT
- a CDS encoding PhoH family protein; translated protein: MNERTIELTEISPKDFFGAQNSTIEQLKRYFPKIKIVARGSKLKIYGEPEILDEFETRLERLIKYYNKYNKLDENSIEQILTSNGNEEKTTAAKNAKEVLVHGVSGRLIKPQTENQRKMVTLMAKNDMLFAVGPAGTGKTYTAVALAVKALKEKEVRKIILTRPAVESGENLGFLPGDLKEKLDPYMQPLYDALRDMIPHERLESYIEKGVIQIAPLAFMRGRTLDNAFVILDEAQNTTHNQMKMFLTRMGKSAKFIITGDPGQIDLPRKQVSGLKESLLALKDIEGIAQVYLDDKDVVRHRLVRKIISAYKSIETE